The Eubacteriaceae bacterium Marseille-Q4139 genome has a window encoding:
- a CDS encoding XdhC family protein has product MEYIEIVKEQLNAHKNNRSYALVTIIGTDGATTRKNGRMLVYGTGERLGTIGGGAIEALAVRDAVKAALSGESGLFSYDLNTEASAAGLACGGAMQVWIDAVPARPVLVMCGGGHVGMAVMPLARSVGFEVILVDKRPKEELGSAIEMADRFFRAEDMEKGLLELELPAGAYYVIAGPNHDADGAALAGALKKAGAYVGMIGGPPKINAIFAKLKAKGFSEGELAAVHTPIGLDISNERPEEIAVAILAEILMVKNGKGRPAGL; this is encoded by the coding sequence ATGGAGTACATAGAGATCGTGAAGGAGCAGCTAAATGCTCATAAAAATAACCGCAGTTATGCCCTTGTTACTATTATAGGCACAGATGGGGCAACGACGCGTAAAAACGGCAGGATGCTGGTTTACGGCACAGGTGAGCGCTTAGGCACCATCGGCGGGGGAGCGATTGAAGCACTTGCTGTGCGGGATGCCGTAAAGGCGGCTCTTTCCGGTGAAAGCGGCCTGTTTTCCTATGATTTGAATACGGAGGCGTCTGCGGCCGGACTGGCATGCGGCGGCGCCATGCAGGTGTGGATTGACGCTGTGCCGGCGCGCCCGGTTCTTGTCATGTGCGGCGGCGGCCATGTGGGAATGGCAGTTATGCCTTTGGCCCGCAGCGTTGGCTTTGAGGTCATTCTGGTGGACAAGCGTCCAAAAGAGGAGCTTGGCAGTGCCATTGAGATGGCAGACCGGTTTTTCAGGGCGGAAGATATGGAAAAGGGGCTTTTGGAGTTAGAGCTTCCGGCCGGCGCCTATTATGTGATTGCCGGGCCGAATCATGATGCCGACGGCGCGGCGCTTGCCGGTGCATTGAAAAAGGCCGGCGCCTATGTGGGAATGATTGGCGGGCCGCCAAAAATCAACGCAATTTTTGCAAAGCTTAAGGCAAAGGGATTCAGCGAAGGAGAGCTTGCGGCTGTCCATACACCGATTGGCCTTGATATCAGCAATGAACGCCCGGAAGAAATCGCCGTTGCGATTCTTGCCGAGATCCTGATGGTGAAAAACGGCAAGGGGCGTCCTGCCGGGCTTTAG
- a CDS encoding diaminopimelate epimerase: MKFTKMQGIGNDYVYVDCFQEAVEDPASAAVKVSNRNFGIGSDGLILIKPSDCADCQMDMYNLDGSRGAMCGNGIRCVGKYAYDHGIVDKTEIDVETASGIKHLSLHVKDGKVETVTVDMGRPELTSEVGEAIEVMGKTWKFTGVSMGNPHAVVFLDSLSGLEIEKIGPQFEMHPRFPDRTNTEFVEVIDRSHVKMRVWERGSGETMACGTGACAVAVACAVNGKTGEHVEVELPGGTLSIVWDREKETVFMTGPAVEVYHGEIDISRLG, encoded by the coding sequence ATGAAATTTACAAAGATGCAGGGCATCGGAAATGACTATGTATATGTGGACTGCTTTCAAGAGGCCGTAGAAGACCCGGCGTCCGCGGCCGTAAAGGTCAGCAACCGGAATTTCGGCATCGGCTCGGACGGGCTGATTTTAATTAAGCCTTCGGATTGTGCCGACTGCCAGATGGATATGTACAATCTGGACGGCTCAAGAGGCGCCATGTGCGGCAACGGCATCCGCTGTGTCGGGAAATACGCATACGACCACGGAATCGTAGACAAGACGGAAATTGATGTTGAGACGGCCTCCGGGATCAAGCATTTAAGCCTCCATGTAAAGGACGGGAAGGTGGAAACCGTGACTGTGGACATGGGACGGCCGGAGCTCACTTCTGAGGTCGGAGAGGCCATCGAGGTGATGGGAAAGACGTGGAAGTTCACGGGCGTTTCCATGGGAAATCCCCATGCCGTTGTTTTTCTTGACAGCCTTTCCGGGCTGGAAATCGAAAAAATCGGGCCGCAGTTCGAGATGCATCCCCGATTTCCTGACAGGACGAACACGGAATTTGTGGAGGTCATCGACAGGAGCCATGTGAAAATGCGCGTCTGGGAGCGCGGTTCCGGAGAGACCATGGCATGCGGCACCGGGGCATGTGCGGTGGCTGTGGCATGTGCCGTAAACGGAAAGACGGGAGAGCATGTTGAGGTGGAGCTTCCCGGCGGGACGCTTTCCATTGTCTGGGACAGGGAAAAGGAAACTGTGTTCATGACCGGGCCGGCCGTGGAAGTGTATCATGGAGAGATTGATATCAGCCGTTTAGGATAA
- a CDS encoding ATP-binding cassette domain-containing protein, whose amino-acid sequence MLLLENYRITYPDGTKLCYGDIHAARGEFVGLFGTSGCGKTSLLESLVNPFFAGHAEWKTKSLNGRPFPEPGPELYRLISYCPQFSQAALNPKLTLGEHIRLTLKGSGLTAEDAGLSSMLEALRLDPALLKRHPGAVSGGQQQRAVLLLCVIKKPELLILDEPSSAIDLITLRDISEFLRGFKGRMTTLMVAHSRPLLEHVADRIIDL is encoded by the coding sequence ATGCTTCTGCTGGAAAATTACCGTATTACATATCCCGACGGAACGAAGCTGTGCTACGGAGATATACATGCCGCCAGAGGGGAATTTGTAGGCTTATTCGGAACCAGCGGCTGCGGAAAAACCAGCCTGCTGGAATCTTTAGTCAATCCTTTTTTTGCAGGGCATGCAGAGTGGAAAACAAAATCCCTGAACGGCCGCCCATTTCCGGAGCCAGGGCCGGAATTATACCGTCTTATCAGCTACTGCCCGCAGTTTTCACAGGCAGCATTGAATCCCAAGCTGACGCTGGGGGAACACATCAGGCTTACGTTAAAGGGCAGCGGACTTACGGCTGAGGACGCAGGACTTTCTTCCATGCTGGAAGCGCTCCGCCTCGATCCGGCGCTGTTAAAAAGGCACCCTGGCGCTGTTTCCGGCGGCCAGCAGCAGAGAGCTGTGCTTCTGCTCTGCGTCATAAAGAAGCCGGAGCTTCTCATCCTGGATGAACCTTCGTCGGCCATTGATTTAATCACCCTGCGGGATATCAGTGAGTTCCTCCGGGGATTTAAGGGGAGAATGACGACGCTGATGGTGGCGCACAGCCGGCCCCTGTTAGAGCATGTGGCCGACAGGATCATTGATCTTTAG
- a CDS encoding formylmethanofuran dehydrogenase subunit E family protein → MESPTIQDCVDFHGHLCGGVTLGYVMSRFAMEKLGAKRGDALYCIAEFQNCMTDAVQLVTGCTAGKGNLALRPIGKRAMTLVRRDTGEGFRVTIDFTFPEDGTKEENAMLVLREDAEKICKAVPVKIEVPKKKHASFGLCAGCGEEFDLNCGTERDGKIYCPDCTANC, encoded by the coding sequence ATGGAAAGCCCAACGATTCAGGATTGTGTGGATTTCCACGGCCATCTCTGCGGCGGCGTTACCCTGGGATACGTCATGAGCCGCTTTGCCATGGAAAAGCTTGGGGCAAAAAGAGGGGATGCGCTTTACTGCATTGCAGAGTTTCAGAACTGCATGACCGATGCCGTCCAGCTCGTCACCGGCTGTACGGCAGGAAAAGGAAACCTTGCCCTGCGTCCCATAGGGAAACGTGCCATGACGCTTGTCCGCAGGGATACCGGTGAGGGTTTCCGCGTTACCATTGATTTTACGTTTCCGGAAGACGGAACCAAGGAAGAGAATGCAATGCTTGTTCTCAGGGAAGATGCAGAGAAAATCTGTAAGGCCGTCCCGGTAAAAATCGAGGTGCCAAAGAAAAAGCATGCCTCATTCGGACTGTGTGCCGGCTGCGGCGAGGAGTTTGATCTGAACTGCGGGACAGAGCGGGACGGGAAAATTTACTGCCCGGACTGTACTGCAAACTGCTGA
- the pfkA gene encoding 6-phosphofructokinase, translating to MTKKEVKTIGVLTSGGDAPGMNAAIRAVVRTAINKGLKVKGVMRGYAGLLQEEIVDMDGVSVADTINRGGTILYTARCEEFKTEEGQRQGAEICKKHGIDGMVVIGGDGSFRGAGKLSALGVNTIGLPGTIDLDIACTDYTIGFDTAVNTAMEAIDKVRDTSTSHERCSIIEVMGRNAGYIALWCGIANGAEDILLPERYDGNEQYLINRIIENRKRGKKHHIIINAEGIGHSTSMARRIEAATGIETRATIIGHIQRGGTPTCKDRVYASIMGATAVKLLSEGKSNRIVAYKGGQFVDFDIQEALNMKKDIPEEQFEISKLLVR from the coding sequence ATGACAAAGAAAGAAGTAAAGACAATCGGTGTCCTGACAAGCGGCGGCGATGCTCCGGGAATGAACGCGGCCATCCGTGCTGTTGTCAGGACTGCAATCAATAAAGGGCTGAAGGTTAAGGGAGTCATGCGCGGATACGCAGGACTGCTTCAGGAAGAGATCGTGGACATGGACGGCGTCAGCGTGGCCGACACCATCAACCGCGGCGGTACGATCCTTTATACGGCCCGCTGTGAGGAATTTAAGACGGAAGAGGGCCAGAGGCAGGGTGCTGAGATCTGCAAAAAGCACGGAATTGACGGTATGGTCGTCATTGGCGGCGACGGTTCCTTCCGCGGCGCCGGAAAGCTTTCGGCTCTCGGTGTCAACACCATCGGCCTTCCGGGAACCATCGACCTGGACATCGCCTGTACCGACTACACCATCGGCTTCGACACGGCTGTCAACACGGCCATGGAGGCCATCGACAAGGTGCGCGATACTTCCACGTCTCATGAGCGGTGCAGCATCATCGAGGTTATGGGCCGCAACGCCGGCTACATCGCGCTCTGGTGCGGAATTGCCAACGGCGCCGAGGATATCCTGCTGCCGGAGCGGTACGACGGCAACGAGCAGTATTTAATCAACCGCATTATCGAGAACAGGAAGCGCGGCAAAAAGCACCACATCATCATCAACGCCGAGGGCATCGGCCACTCCACCTCCATGGCGAGGCGGATTGAGGCGGCCACCGGCATCGAAACAAGGGCAACGATCATCGGCCACATCCAGCGAGGCGGCACACCGACCTGCAAGGACCGTGTTTATGCGTCCATCATGGGTGCTACGGCGGTGAAGCTCCTCAGCGAAGGGAAGAGCAACCGGATTGTTGCATACAAAGGCGGCCAGTTCGTGGATTTTGATATCCAGGAAGCTTTAAATATGAAGAAAGACATTCCGGAAGAGCAGTTCGAGATCAGCAAACTTTTGGTACGTTAA
- a CDS encoding cyclic lactone autoinducer peptide codes for MDSLLTLVAEVVEKVAESGAGFFSWGTGYQPEIPDELFEK; via the coding sequence ATGGATTCTTTGCTTACACTGGTTGCTGAAGTAGTAGAGAAGGTAGCTGAATCTGGTGCCGGATTCTTCTCATGGGGAACCGGATATCAGCCGGAAATCCCGGATGAACTGTTCGAAAAATAA
- a CDS encoding response regulator gives MLRLALCDDDREYLKLVEGKIKDYCRMRHREIMLECFSDSDLLATAIERERLFDAYILDIEMQDYSGVELAEMIRERSEMACILFLTAHVMYAVEACGMGIFRYLLKERLDQELPAALDSLFECLEQRNDGKVYLIINQRKYLKIYQNSIVYIYKDQKNSVFVLKNGREEQERLTIREVYKKLDSDREMFLLDRGTILNLLHVQKVTAEKVVMDNGAEFYANAAHIAELKRSLNAFWGKLI, from the coding sequence ATGTTAAGGCTGGCATTGTGTGATGATGACAGGGAATATCTTAAACTGGTTGAAGGGAAGATCAAGGACTATTGCAGGATGCGGCACAGGGAAATCATGCTGGAATGCTTTTCAGACAGTGATCTTCTGGCCACAGCCATTGAACGGGAGAGGCTTTTTGACGCATATATTCTGGACATAGAAATGCAGGACTATTCGGGAGTAGAATTGGCAGAAATGATTCGGGAACGCTCTGAGATGGCCTGCATTCTTTTTTTGACTGCCCACGTCATGTATGCCGTGGAGGCCTGCGGCATGGGGATTTTCCGATATCTTTTAAAGGAGCGGCTGGATCAGGAGCTCCCTGCGGCGCTGGACAGTTTGTTTGAGTGTCTGGAACAGAGAAATGACGGCAAGGTTTACCTGATTATCAACCAGAGAAAATATTTGAAGATTTACCAGAACAGCATCGTTTATATCTACAAAGATCAGAAAAATTCCGTCTTTGTCCTGAAAAACGGCAGAGAGGAACAGGAGAGGCTTACCATCAGGGAGGTTTATAAAAAGCTGGACAGTGACCGGGAAATGTTCCTTCTCGACAGAGGGACGATTCTGAACCTGCTTCATGTCCAGAAGGTGACGGCAGAAAAAGTCGTTATGGACAACGGGGCGGAGTTTTACGCCAATGCGGCTCATATCGCGGAACTGAAGAGAAGCTTAAATGCCTTCTGGGGGAAGTTAATATGA
- a CDS encoding sensor histidine kinase, translated as MKDKEYEKADQYMTELKLTDPPPPVIPTTGMEELDVILAYKRTAANAEGIYLNILAEPVCLEMTAPEIASLFGNLLDNAIEACRKSEKENKWIQLSIRRIRDMTFIKIVNPYKKEECGEKRNTEEAESGLHGIGLKSVRMLVQKYGGEMEINDEEMNFTVVISFFD; from the coding sequence TTGAAAGACAAAGAATATGAGAAGGCGGACCAGTATATGACGGAATTAAAACTTACGGATCCGCCGCCTCCTGTCATACCGACGACGGGGATGGAAGAACTTGATGTGATTTTGGCATACAAAAGAACTGCGGCCAATGCAGAGGGAATCTATCTGAACATATTGGCAGAGCCGGTCTGTCTGGAAATGACTGCCCCGGAAATCGCATCTCTGTTTGGAAATTTATTGGATAATGCCATTGAAGCCTGCCGGAAATCAGAAAAAGAGAATAAATGGATTCAGCTTTCAATACGCAGGATTCGTGACATGACATTTATAAAAATTGTTAATCCTTATAAAAAGGAAGAATGCGGGGAAAAGCGAAACACAGAAGAAGCCGAAAGCGGACTGCATGGAATTGGCCTTAAAAGTGTAAGGATGCTGGTACAGAAATATGGCGGTGAAATGGAAATCAATGATGAAGAAATGAATTTTACCGTTGTTATTTCATTTTTTGATTGA
- a CDS encoding ABC transporter permease, translating into MTKFLKTLSRRQKICSFILALYLLTALFAPVLMPYEVTDFSHSSLEPPSLAHLLGTDEMGHDIFSLLLHGFRLTIVLAVASGFFSTVLGTVLAFCAGYLGKTADDLLGMAANLFLIVPEMVVIMFVAVLAEPTMLNTMLVIVVFSWPRVFKIIRGKLADCLGSSKVQYTMMMKGNVWDVLRKLLPDILPSVKSFFVLQCNKGVMYETTLSFLGVGDPLAKTWGKLIRSAMDYENLYYDTVFLWYLLPVAAVVIVFVISLALLVSEEE; encoded by the coding sequence ATGACTAAATTTTTAAAGACCCTTTCCCGGCGTCAGAAGATATGTTCTTTTATTCTTGCCCTGTATCTGCTTACGGCTTTGTTTGCGCCTGTGCTTATGCCCTATGAAGTCACAGATTTCAGCCATTCTTCCCTGGAACCGCCGAGTCTGGCTCATCTGCTCGGAACGGATGAAATGGGGCATGACATTTTTTCGCTGCTGCTCCACGGTTTCCGGCTGACGATTGTCCTGGCGGTTGCTTCCGGCTTTTTTTCGACAGTATTGGGGACTGTTCTGGCTTTCTGTGCCGGTTATCTGGGGAAAACGGCCGACGACCTTCTTGGGATGGCGGCCAACCTTTTTCTGATCGTACCGGAGATGGTCGTTATCATGTTTGTGGCCGTTCTGGCGGAACCAACAATGCTCAATACCATGCTTGTTATTGTGGTTTTTTCATGGCCGCGCGTATTTAAAATTATCCGCGGCAAACTGGCCGACTGCCTGGGAAGCAGCAAGGTACAGTACACAATGATGATGAAGGGGAATGTCTGGGATGTCCTGCGGAAGCTGCTTCCGGATATCCTGCCGTCCGTCAAATCTTTTTTTGTTTTGCAGTGCAACAAAGGCGTCATGTATGAGACAACCCTTTCCTTTCTGGGAGTCGGCGATCCGCTGGCAAAGACATGGGGGAAGCTGATCCGGTCGGCCATGGATTATGAAAATCTTTATTATGACACGGTTTTTCTTTGGTACCTGCTTCCTGTGGCTGCTGTCGTCATTGTTTTTGTGATCAGCCTGGCCCTGCTGGTCAGCGAGGAGGAATAG
- a CDS encoding Lrp/AsnC family transcriptional regulator, giving the protein MDHIDREILQILQANARTSLKTIAEKTFLSSPAVSARIEKLEKDGIITGYQAQIDPVKLGYHIIAFINLNVLPEDKPKFYKYAESIPNILECSCVTGEFSMIMKVAFESTMQLDTFIGQLQKYGKTSTQIVFSTHVGPRGVKPRE; this is encoded by the coding sequence ATGGACCATATCGACAGGGAAATCCTTCAGATTTTGCAGGCAAATGCCAGGACATCCCTAAAGACCATTGCAGAGAAGACCTTCCTCTCCTCGCCGGCCGTTTCCGCGAGGATCGAAAAGCTGGAGAAGGACGGGATCATCACGGGATATCAGGCACAGATCGATCCGGTGAAGCTTGGCTACCATATCATTGCGTTCATCAACCTGAATGTGCTTCCGGAGGACAAGCCGAAATTTTACAAGTATGCGGAGTCCATTCCGAATATTCTGGAATGCAGCTGTGTGACAGGAGAGTTTTCCATGATTATGAAGGTGGCCTTTGAGAGCACCATGCAGCTTGACACCTTCATCGGCCAGCTCCAGAAATACGGAAAGACCAGCACGCAGATCGTATTTTCCACCCATGTGGGCCCCCGGGGAGTAAAGCCCAGGGAATAG
- a CDS encoding ATP-binding cassette domain-containing protein: MLVLDKIVKKYGSLYAAKNVSLTLEDGQSLVLVGESGSGKTTAARTAAGMLAPDEGKILLDGRELAHTCRRRSFDDCARIQYIFQDPYSALDDGRTVRAALEETARICRRHRHPCLTAEEALSYVDQNLVFGIDRPVREFSGGQRQKICIARALMPFPQIIIADEATSMLDRQSGNDVFSLLGRIKREKGISILAILHDIDFSGGYWDRIAVMHRGEIVEERDFSRFPESAVHPYSRELLNAYEYFNGRIHV; the protein is encoded by the coding sequence GTGCTGGTTCTCGATAAAATTGTGAAAAAATACGGCTCCCTTTATGCAGCGAAAAATGTCAGCCTGACGCTTGAAGACGGGCAGAGCCTTGTCCTTGTTGGCGAGAGCGGGAGCGGAAAGACGACGGCTGCCAGGACAGCCGCCGGCATGCTGGCTCCGGACGAAGGAAAAATCCTGCTGGACGGAAGGGAGCTGGCCCATACCTGCCGCCGCCGTTCCTTTGACGACTGCGCCAGGATACAATATATTTTTCAGGATCCGTACAGTGCCCTGGATGACGGGAGGACGGTGAGGGCCGCGCTTGAGGAGACGGCGCGCATCTGCCGCCGGCACAGGCATCCATGCCTTACGGCAGAGGAGGCGCTTTCTTATGTGGATCAGAACCTGGTTTTCGGCATCGACCGCCCTGTCAGGGAGTTTTCCGGCGGCCAGAGGCAAAAGATCTGCATTGCGCGGGCGCTGATGCCTTTCCCGCAGATTATCATTGCAGACGAGGCCACTTCCATGCTGGACAGGCAAAGCGGCAATGATGTTTTTTCTTTGCTTGGAAGAATTAAACGGGAAAAGGGCATCAGCATCCTGGCTATTCTGCATGATATTGATTTTTCCGGGGGATATTGGGACAGGATTGCAGTTATGCACCGCGGGGAAATTGTTGAAGAAAGGGATTTTTCCCGGTTCCCTGAAAGCGCCGTTCATCCTTACAGCCGGGAATTATTGAATGCTTATGAATACTTTAACGGGAGGATCCATGTATGA
- the sigG gene encoding RNA polymerase sporulation sigma factor SigG, translating to MALNKVEICGVNTSKLPLLTGEEKEQLFARILKGDKEARELYIKGNLRLVLSVIQRFSGSSENVDDLFQIGCIGLIKAIDNFDVTQNVKFSTYAVPMILGEVRRYLRDNNSIRVSRSLRDTAYKAIYAKEKLMKKNLKEPTIMEIADEVGISKEEIAYALDAIQSPVSLYEPIYTDGGDPLYVMDQISDKKNREENWVEQLSLSEAMKRLPERERHIIDMRFFEGKTQTEVAEEVGISQAQVSRLEKNALKSMRNYLN from the coding sequence ATGGCATTAAATAAAGTAGAAATCTGCGGGGTCAATACCTCGAAGCTTCCTCTCCTCACAGGAGAAGAGAAGGAGCAGCTTTTTGCCAGAATCCTGAAAGGGGACAAGGAAGCGAGGGAGCTCTATATCAAAGGCAATCTCCGCCTCGTCTTAAGCGTCATCCAGAGATTTTCCGGCAGCAGCGAAAATGTGGACGACCTGTTTCAGATCGGCTGCATCGGCCTCATAAAAGCCATCGACAACTTTGACGTGACCCAGAACGTCAAATTCTCCACCTACGCCGTCCCGATGATTCTCGGAGAAGTCCGCCGGTACCTTCGTGACAACAACTCCATCCGCGTCAGCCGCTCTTTAAGGGATACTGCATACAAAGCCATTTACGCAAAGGAAAAGCTGATGAAAAAGAATCTGAAAGAGCCGACTATCATGGAGATCGCAGACGAGGTCGGCATCAGCAAGGAAGAAATCGCCTACGCCCTGGACGCCATCCAGAGCCCTGTAAGCCTCTATGAGCCCATCTACACCGACGGCGGCGACCCGCTCTACGTGATGGATCAGATCAGCGATAAGAAAAACAGGGAAGAAAACTGGGTTGAGCAGCTCTCCCTAAGCGAAGCCATGAAACGGCTCCCGGAACGGGAACGCCATATCATCGACATGCGTTTTTTTGAAGGAAAAACCCAGACAGAAGTGGCCGAGGAGGTCGGCATCAGCCAGGCACAAGTCAGCCGTCTGGAAAAGAATGCTTTAAAAAGCATGAGAAATTATCTGAACTAG
- a CDS encoding helix-turn-helix transcriptional regulator: MGKKEDEKIAPHCDFMFVHEEVVKQVMEVMPQGEELQNLAEFFRIFGDSTRIRILYALSRSELCVCDIASLLQMGQSAISHQLRLLKQMRLVKFRRDGKSVLYSLADSHIETILAQGMEHIKE; this comes from the coding sequence ATGGGAAAAAAAGAAGACGAGAAGATTGCTCCGCACTGTGATTTTATGTTTGTCCATGAGGAAGTGGTGAAACAGGTGATGGAGGTTATGCCCCAGGGGGAAGAGCTCCAGAATCTCGCAGAGTTTTTCCGGATTTTCGGGGACTCTACCAGGATCCGCATCCTCTATGCCTTAAGCCGGTCGGAGCTCTGCGTCTGTGACATCGCAAGCCTGCTTCAGATGGGGCAGTCAGCGATTTCCCACCAGCTAAGGCTCCTAAAGCAGATGCGCCTCGTGAAGTTCCGCCGGGACGGGAAAAGCGTCCTGTATTCTTTGGCGGACAGCCACATTGAGACCATTCTCGCGCAGGGCATGGAACACATAAAAGAATAA
- a CDS encoding accessory gene regulator B family protein codes for MLSSAARKCTDYLLLHNKISRERTAVYVYGFELLFSTASCVICILLLGFFFDYFALAVTFLAYFVPIRIMAGGYHAKSYERCFFLTNAIAVFCAAGAKYLQQWNGPYLYGALGLALAVSAWVIWKNAPIIPAKYREKTDKYERNRRYAHRVLVLELAALSVMVLFENSCMACTAVLTSCAVAVMMILAKKEGN; via the coding sequence ATGCTGTCGTCAGCCGCAAGAAAATGTACGGATTATCTGTTATTGCACAACAAAATCAGCAGAGAGAGGACAGCAGTTTATGTTTATGGGTTTGAGCTTCTGTTTTCCACAGCGAGCTGCGTCATCTGTATTCTGCTCCTGGGCTTTTTCTTTGACTATTTTGCGCTGGCAGTCACGTTCCTTGCATATTTTGTTCCAATCCGGATCATGGCGGGAGGGTATCATGCAAAATCCTATGAGAGGTGCTTTTTCCTGACAAACGCCATTGCAGTTTTTTGTGCTGCGGGTGCAAAGTATCTTCAACAATGGAATGGGCCATATCTTTATGGGGCTCTTGGACTGGCCTTGGCGGTATCTGCATGGGTTATATGGAAAAATGCCCCAATTATCCCGGCAAAATACAGGGAAAAGACGGACAAGTATGAGAGAAACCGACGCTATGCCCATCGTGTGCTGGTACTGGAATTGGCAGCTCTGTCAGTCATGGTTTTGTTTGAAAATAGCTGCATGGCCTGCACTGCGGTACTTACAAGCTGTGCAGTGGCAGTTATGATGATATTAGCAAAAAAGGAGGGAAATTAG
- a CDS encoding ABC transporter permease, whose amino-acid sequence MRILLKYALYFFIVVLISFFLPRLIPGSPLYTFAGEGTGDAEGLSASVLSSFESYYAPDLPLAEQFMRYLKNLAAGDLGISFFYKTSVSERVLSAARWTLLLSLSSLAIASVIGILLGTAMGLSAKGRGAFLLPPLLAVQAVPSFLTAAIAQMILAYRLRIFPAAGAVTPGMLPGQEGYWADVLAHLILPMLILIVSELPSITIFAYNSTLRVKKAPYAAFARYLCIEPGQIRRKFIIRNVMPDLLGKLNIQAVMCIMGAMFIEAVFSYPGLGQLLKNATGNRDYPLMQGILLISSLYGIAVNLVFELIINRTQKQG is encoded by the coding sequence GTGCGTATCCTGTTAAAGTACGCGCTCTATTTTTTTATTGTAGTCTTAATTAGCTTTTTCCTTCCGCGGCTGATCCCTGGGAGCCCTCTCTACACGTTTGCAGGAGAGGGAACGGGTGATGCAGAAGGGCTTTCAGCCTCGGTTCTGAGCAGCTTTGAAAGCTACTATGCCCCGGATCTGCCTCTCGCAGAACAGTTTATGCGCTATCTTAAAAATCTGGCGGCAGGCGATCTTGGCATTTCGTTCTTTTATAAAACCTCTGTTTCGGAGCGCGTTCTGTCTGCGGCCCGCTGGACGCTCCTGCTTTCCCTCAGTTCCCTGGCCATTGCTTCTGTAATAGGGATCCTGCTGGGGACGGCGATGGGGCTGTCTGCAAAAGGGCGCGGGGCATTCCTGCTTCCGCCGCTTCTGGCCGTCCAGGCAGTTCCTTCTTTTCTGACAGCCGCCATAGCCCAGATGATTCTGGCCTACCGCCTGCGGATTTTCCCGGCGGCGGGAGCTGTGACGCCGGGGATGCTTCCCGGACAGGAGGGGTACTGGGCAGACGTGCTGGCCCACCTGATTCTGCCGATGCTCATCCTGATTGTCTCAGAGCTTCCGTCCATCACAATTTTTGCCTATAACAGCACACTGCGCGTAAAAAAAGCGCCCTATGCAGCGTTTGCCCGCTATCTGTGCATCGAACCGGGACAGATCAGGCGCAAATTCATCATCCGCAATGTCATGCCGGATCTGCTGGGCAAGCTTAATATCCAGGCTGTCATGTGTATTATGGGGGCAATGTTCATTGAGGCTGTTTTTTCCTATCCAGGGCTGGGACAGCTTTTAAAAAATGCCACAGGAAACCGCGATTACCCGCTGATGCAGGGAATTCTTCTGATTTCCAGCCTTTACGGCATCGCAGTGAACCTGGTGTTTGAGCTGATCATTAACCGTACCCAGAAACAGGGATAA